CCCGAACAACCCGACGGGCGTTGCATTCACCGAGACCGAGATGTCGCGCATCATTGCCGCGTGCGAGCGCGTCGGCGCGTGGCTGCATGCGGACGAGGTGTATCGCGCCACCGAGCGAACCACGACGACCGAGACGCCAAGCTTCTGGGGGCGGTACTCGCGTGCGGTGTGCACGAACAGTCTGTCCAAGGCCTACGGACTCGCGGGGCTGCGCATTGGCTGGGTCATCGCCGATCGAGACACGATCGAAGAACTGTGGCGGCGTCATGAGTATTCTGTCATCGCGGCCGCGGCGCCGAGCATGACGCTGGCGGCGATCGCGCTCCAGCCGGCGAAGCGCGCGACGCTCATCGCGCGCCAGCGGGAGATTAGGCGAAACGGCGTGGCCGTGCTCGACGAGTGGCTCGCGGCACAGCGTGGACGCTTCAGCGTGCGGCCCTCCGCGGCGACGGCGATCGGCTTCGTGCACTACGATCTCCCGGTGTCATCGTTCGAGCTTGCCGAGCACATTCGGCTGACCGAGCGGCTGCTCGTGGCGCCCGGCGAATTCATGGGCGCGGATCACCACTTGCGCATCACAGTAGGCTACGAGGCCGAGAAAATACGACGCGCGCTGGAGCGAGTCGCGCGGGCGGCGGACGCACTTGCCACGACCGGCGCCGCGATACACTGAGGCTCACGGAGCTCGAATGCGCATTGGAATCATCGGAACAGGCAACATCGGAGGAACGCTCACGCGCCGGCTCACGAAGCTCGGCCACGACGTTGCGATCGCGAATTCGCGCGGCCCGGACACGCTTCGCGATTTCGCGAAAGAGACCGGCGCGACTCCGGTCACGGTCGAAGACGCGGTGCTCGACCGCGCCATCGTGATCGTCACCATCCCCGAGCGCAACATTCCCGATCTGCCGGCGGGGCTGTTCGACGCGGCGCGGCCGGACACCATCGTGATCGACACGGGCAACTACTACCCGCAGCAGCGCGATGGCCGCATCGACGACATCGAGAACGGCATGCCGGAGAGCCGGTGGGTGTCGAACCATCTTGGCCGGCCGGTGATCAAGACGTTCAACAACATATATGCGAAGCATCTGATGGAGCGCGGTTTGCCCCCGGGTGCGACGAATCGCATCGCGCTGCCCGTGGCCGGCGATGATGAGAAGGCGAAGGCCGCGGTCATGCAGCTCGTCGACTCGCTCGGGTTCGATCCGATCGATGCCGGCACTCTCGACGACTCGTGGCGCCAACAGCCCGGGACGCCGGTGTATGGAACAGACCGCGATGCGGCGGGGGCCACGCGAGCGCTCGCGCAGGCGAAGCGAGAGCGGCCGGCGGAATTCACGGCGGCGGCGGCACGCTAATCCGTGAAGCGCAGCGCCGCCGCGTCGTCGTGTCGTGACTGCTACTGCTACTGCAACTGCGTTTCTGCCGGCGGGGCCGGAGTGTCTTGCAGCAGTACCTCGCGCAAGCGCTCGACGGGCCGCACGTAGTACGGATTCTCGCGAATCTTTCGGCCGTGAATGATGTACGGATGTGTGGAGAGAATTTCCATCATCATCCGGCCGTTGATCTCGTTGATGTCGTAGACGCAGAGCAGCGTGCAGTCGTACTTGGGCACGAGGAAGTTCACGCGCGCTTCGTACTCCATCAGTTCCTCGGTGCCGGCGGCGCCGTTCAGCGCCCAATCCATCACCCCTGATGTCCGCACGCGGCGTCCATTGCGGTCCGCGTCGGCTAGTGCCGACTGCAGCAACTCGTACATGCGTTCGGCGCCGAAGCGGCCGCCCTTGGTGTACGTCTCCTCCGCGGTCAGCACGGCGAGCCGACCGTCGGCCATCGCCTCATCGACGGCGATGCCTCGAGCCGCGAGGCGGGCGCAGTGGTCGCGGTGGCGATGGCCGTCGACGATGTTGATCACCTGCTCGTCGAGGTCGAGGCCTTCCTTGAAATAGGGTACGAGGATCTCGTATTCCTCGTGGCGTGAGTCGAAGAACGCGCAGACGTGTCCAGGCTCATCGAGAGCCCGGCCACAGAGTGTGACCGTGCGAGGGGCGGACATTCAGGTAGCTCCGGTAGTTTGGTGCGCATGCAACGCAAGTCCGAGACCGATGCCGTTGGGCCCGTCGAACTCGCTCGGCATGAAGCGTTTCGCCGCGGTCGCTCGGGCAGGCGGCTCGTGCACCTCGTTTTGA
The DNA window shown above is from Gemmatimonadaceae bacterium and carries:
- a CDS encoding NAD(P)-binding domain-containing protein — its product is MRIGIIGTGNIGGTLTRRLTKLGHDVAIANSRGPDTLRDFAKETGATPVTVEDAVLDRAIVIVTIPERNIPDLPAGLFDAARPDTIVIDTGNYYPQQRDGRIDDIENGMPESRWVSNHLGRPVIKTFNNIYAKHLMERGLPPGATNRIALPVAGDDEKAKAAVMQLVDSLGFDPIDAGTLDDSWRQQPGTPVYGTDRDAAGATRALAQAKRERPAEFTAAAAR
- a CDS encoding aminotransferase class I/II-fold pyridoxal phosphate-dependent enzyme, which produces PNNPTGVAFTETEMSRIIAACERVGAWLHADEVYRATERTTTTETPSFWGRYSRAVCTNSLSKAYGLAGLRIGWVIADRDTIEELWRRHEYSVIAAAAPSMTLAAIALQPAKRATLIARQREIRRNGVAVLDEWLAAQRGRFSVRPSAATAIGFVHYDLPVSSFELAEHIRLTERLLVAPGEFMGADHHLRITVGYEAEKIRRALERVARAADALATTGAAIH
- a CDS encoding MEDS domain-containing protein, which codes for MSAPRTVTLCGRALDEPGHVCAFFDSRHEEYEILVPYFKEGLDLDEQVINIVDGHRHRDHCARLAARGIAVDEAMADGRLAVLTAEETYTKGGRFGAERMYELLQSALADADRNGRRVRTSGVMDWALNGAAGTEELMEYEARVNFLVPKYDCTLLCVYDINEINGRMMMEILSTHPYIIHGRKIRENPYYVRPVERLREVLLQDTPAPPAETQLQ